DNA from Clostridia bacterium:
ACCGCTTGACGCGGTATCGGGATTCCCCATAAAGGCGACTACATCGTTTAGTACGTGACATATTATTGCAGGCAATATGTTTCCGCTTCGTATATACGACGCGCCCAAAAGCAGCGCCATGCAGAACGCGGCCGCTACCTGAACCGCCGTCATGCTTATGTCAGCGCCGGCTGCGGCGTTGGCCGCATGAACGACGGCGAATACCGCCGACGTGAACAAAAGCGCGTGAAGTATCCTTTTTTCGCTTCTCATGCCGCGCAGAAGAATTGATAAGCCTATGCCGCGAAAAGCCGTCTCCTCGCAAAAACCCGCCATGAGCGCGATGCAAAAGCCCGTAAGGGGAGGGATCAGCCCATCCTCGCCAAGCGCGAGCGTGCCGACGATATGAAGCGCCCAAACGACTAAAAAGAGCGAAAGCAGCCAAAAGCCCAAAAGCGGCCGTCCGCCGCGAAGCATACCCTCAAAATCGGGCCTGAACCGGAATTTATATACCGCCATCGCTATAAACGAAAAGGCGGCCGCGGCAATCATGCCTATATCAGTATTGCCCGCGACGCTTCCCGCGACGATCGGCGGGAACTGTATCGCAAAAAACGCTACAAGCGAAAACAGCACGCTTGCTATGAACGGATGCCTGTTTGCAAGCTTATGCTTCGGCTTTTTTGCTTTTTTGTTTTCCTCCATTGAGATTTCTCCTTCTTTTGTCGTGCCTTATAAAAAGCCCGAACGGAACCTACGCCGCTCGGGCTTTTTTTGCTTTTTATTACGCTTTAAGTGGTTATAGGTTTTGCGCTTCCTTCTTTACGCTGTTTGCAACAAAGAATACGATAGCCGCTATCGCAAGGCTTACTATAGCGGACCACACATTTGAGCCGCCGCCCTGTGCGATAGTATAGATAACGCTTATCAGGTTGAAAATAAGTGATATAAGCGCAAGCATCCAAACGGGTCCTATCTTCTTGGGATTGTTCGACGCTCTCACGGAGAGTATGCCTACGATAAGGTCTATAAGCCCGGCAATGATAAGGAATATGCCTATCACGAGCAAAGCCGCTACACCCATCTGAAGCGAAGTATCTGCCGCCGTTTCGGGCGCCGCGGCTCCTATACCGCCGGTTGCCGCCACTATAATACCGAATATCAACCCCAATATACCGAAAATAATATCGAGGACGCCGAAGAATTTAAGCATTTTTCTGCTGCCGGATTTATTTTCGCTCTGTCCCATTTTTCTTCTCCTCATTTTTCTTCTCCTTTAGGTTCATAATTTTTTTCGTTTATGGCTATAAGCCTTACTCCTCGTCGGGCATATCCGAAAGAGGCTCGTTTGCAGGCTCGTACATGGAATTTGCCATGGCCGCAATATCAACGGCGGCAATATCCTCGATGGAAATACTCCCGGCGGCAATATCCTCGGGTGTTGCCGCCACGGAAAGACTGTAGCTTATGCCTATCTCAACGTCGTACCAGGTGCAGAGCTTAGCCGCTTCGTCGCCGTTGTCGAACGTATACACTTTGCCCGTCATATTGCCGAATCCCCATGCGGGAAGCGATACTTCCTCGGGTTCGCCCCATTCGTAGTACATGCCGGAAATATCCGCATAGTCGTCGCCCGTCACCTGTGCCCTCGCGTTGTAAGATATGCCGTCCTTAGCAAAGTCAAGCTCTACGAGCTCGTCTTCTCCCGTCTGAGCGTTCATTATCGACCAATGCTCGCCT
Protein-coding regions in this window:
- a CDS encoding CPBP family intramembrane metalloprotease, with translation MEENKKAKKPKHKLANRHPFIASVLFSLVAFFAIQFPPIVAGSVAGNTDIGMIAAAAFSFIAMAVYKFRFRPDFEGMLRGGRPLLGFWLLSLFLVVWALHIVGTLALGEDGLIPPLTGFCIALMAGFCEETAFRGIGLSILLRGMRSEKRILHALLFTSAVFAVVHAANAAAGADISMTAVQVAAAFCMALLLGASYIRSGNILPAIICHVLNDVVAFMGNPDTASSGIYTESATWTSLVGLSLYAVMGVIGLWLVRPEKRAEIRALWAMKWNEQSEANSCDEVL